In the Phaseolus vulgaris cultivar G19833 chromosome 7, P. vulgaris v2.0, whole genome shotgun sequence genome, one interval contains:
- the LOC137830252 gene encoding auxin-induced protein X15-like, whose translation MLRYFVGRIEKGLSLLVARRPAFSNFSEDGAPTEAPYDVMEGYFAVLAMKGKETKRFIVGLDYLSDPAFLGLLDQAQEEYGFRHQGALALPCRPQELQKILEAPKA comes from the coding sequence ATGCTTAGGTATTTTGTTGGGAGGATAGAAAAGGGTCTTTCACTGCTTGTAGCTAGAAGGCCTGCATTCAGCAACTTCAGTGAAGATGGTGCCCCAACTGAGGCACCATATGATGTTATGGAAGGTTATTTTGCTGTTCTTGCAATGAAGGGTAAGGAAACAAAAAGGTTTATTGTTGGGTTAGATTACTTGTCTGATCCTGCCTTCTTGGGATTGTTGGACCAAGCTCAAGAAGAGTATGGTTTCCGACACCAAGGAGCTCTTGCTCTCCCTTGTCGACCTCAGGAGTTACAGAAGATTCTAGAAGCCCCAAAAGCATAG
- the LOC137830254 gene encoding uncharacterized protein, producing the protein MGAMAPATITLFPPRFTLIAYPRNNASRIFNFRSPLRHSISAMTTPQGPSSTKTERVVIKGRVQGVFYRNWTIENATQLGLKGWVRNRKDGSVEALFSGSLDAVQEMEQRCRRGPPDALVTGFQVFPSDDDPGTGFHRKATV; encoded by the exons ATGGGAGCAATGGCACCAGCTACTATTACGCTTTTTCCGCCACGATTCACGCTCATCGCGTATCCTAGAAACAACGCTTCTAGAATCTTCAATTTCCGTTCTCCTCTCAGGCATTCTATCTCCGCGATGACCACACCTCAAGGACCCTCTTCTACCAAAACG GAGAGAGTGGTGATAAAGGGGAGGGTTCAGGGAGTGTTTTACCGGAACTGGACGATTGAGAATGCCACGCAGTTAGGGTTGAAGGGGTGGGTGCGCAACCGGAAGGACGGCTCTGTGGAGGCTCTCTTCTCCGGGAGTCTTGATGCGGTGCAAGAAATGGAACAGAGGTGTCGACGTGGCCCTCCCGATGCGCTTGTCACGGGGTTTCAGGTTTTTCCCTCCGATGATGACCCTGGTACCGGATTTCACCGCAAAGCAACGGTTTGA
- the LOC137829419 gene encoding uncharacterized protein encodes MVTVMRYVLRVWVSAKHMTAMVVEGNNGREVASASTVEHALRSAFEWGKGCDARAAASVGEVLAMRLRSEAPEVAVGGGVHFSVEREIKKKSVDNGDKVWTVVNALRNRGVKVFVTDDRS; translated from the coding sequence ATGGTGACGGTGATGAGGTATGTGCTAAGGGTTTGGGTGTCGGCAAAGCACATGACGGCGATGGTGGTGGAAGGAAACAACGGGAGGGAGGTGGCGAGTGCGTCGACTGTGGAGCACGCGCTGAGAAGTGCGTTCGAGTGGGGGAAGGGGTGTGACGCGAGGGCGGCGGCGTCCGTCGGGGAGGTGTTGGCGATGCGGCTGAGATCGGAGGCGCCGGAGGTTGCAGTGGGAGGTGGGGTCCACTTTAGCGTTGAGAGGGAGATCAAGAAGAAGAGTGTGGACAACGGAGATAAGGTGTGGACCGTGGTTAACGCTTTGAGGAACAGAGGCGTCAAGGTTTTCGTCACCGATGATCGCAGTTAA